A single Muntiacus reevesi chromosome 9, mMunRee1.1, whole genome shotgun sequence DNA region contains:
- the ZNF202 gene encoding zinc finger protein 202 isoform X1 — MATALEPEDQDLWEEEGILMVKLEDDFPSGPESVSQRDDPVLETSHQNFRRFRYQEAASPREALIRLRELCRQWLRPERRTKEQILELLVLEQFLTVLPGELQSWVRGQRPESGEEAVTLVEGLQKQPRRPRRWVTVHVHGQEVLSEETVPPGAEPGSPSELQDPAQTLTPEELREETTQSPDLGASEEQTPCQESELQPLQESEVPGLQDPALPEETNPGNAEMVALLTALSQGLVTFKDVAVCFSQDQWSGLDPTQKEFYGEYVLEEDCGIVVSLSFPIPRLDEISLVREEEPLVPDAPEPQEPEEPEILSFTYTGDRSDEEEECPEQEDLSLEDPHRSVSGDAEIHQTPDWEIVFEDDPGKLNERRFSTKISQVNSSTNLQETMPVQPLLGRHHVCPVCEKSFTCNSHLIRHLRTHTGEKPYKCMECGKSYTRSSHLARHQKVHRMNVPHKYPLNRRNLGEAAPLGQAERTPPVEKPYRCQDCGKHFRWTSDLVRHQRTHTGEKPFFCTICGKSFSQKSVLTTHQRIHLGGKPYLCGECGEDFSDHRRYLAHRKTHAAEELYLCSECGRCFSHSAAFAKHLRGHASVRPCRCGECGKSFSRRDHLVRHQRTHTGEKPFTCPTCGKSFSRGYHLIRHQRTHSQKAS, encoded by the exons ATGGCTACTGCCTTGGAGCCGGAGGACCAGGATCTTTGGGAAGAGGAGGGAATTCTCATGGTGAAGCTGGAAGACGACTTCCCCAGTGGGCCGGAGTCTGTCTCACAGAGGGATGACCCTGTGCTCGAGACGTCGCACCAGAACTTCCGGCGCTTCCGCTACCAGGAAGCAGCCAGCCCGCGGGAAGCCCTCATCCGCCTCCGAGAACTGTGTCGTCAGTGGCTGAGGCCAGAGCGGAGGACGAAGGAGCAGATCCTGGAGCTGCTGGTGCTAGAGCAGTTCCTCACCGTCCTGCCCGGGGAGCTGCAGAGCTGGGTGCGGGGCCAGCGGCCCGAGAGTGGCGAGGAGGCCGTGACCCTGGTGGAGGGTTTGCAGAAACAGCCCAGGAGACCAAGGCGGTGG GTGACTGTCCATGTTCACGGCCAGGAAGTCCTGTCCGAGGAGACAGTGCCTCCAGGAGCAGAGCCCGGGTCACCTAGTGAGCTGCAGGACCCTGCACAGACCTTGACCCCCGAGGAGCTCCGTGAGGAGACCACACAGAGCCCAGATCTGGGGGCATCAGAAGAGCAGACCCCGTGCCAGGAGTCGGAGCTCCAGCCCCTGCAGGAGAGCG AAGTTCCAGGGCTCCAGGACCCAGCCCTTCCTGAAGAGACGAACCCTGGAAACGCCGAGATGGTCGCCCTTCTCACTGCTCTGTCACAG GGCTTGGTCACTTTCAAGGATGTTGCCGTGTGCTTCTCCCAGGACCAGTGGAGTGGTCTGGATCCAACCCAGAAAGAGTTCTATGGGGAATACGTCTTGGAAGAAGACTGTGGAATCGTGGTCTCCCTGT CCTTTCCAATCCCCAGACTAGACGAGATCTCCCTTGTCAGAGAAGAAGAGCCTCTGGTCCCAGATGCCCCAGAGCCTCAGGAGCCTGAAGAGCCAGAAATTCTAAGTTTCACCTACACAG GAGACAGgagtgatgaggaggaggagtGTCCTGAGCAAGAAGATCTGAGTTTGGAGGATCCACACAGGTCTGTGTCAGGAGATGCAGAAATTCACCAAACTCCAGACTGGGAAATAGTCTTTGAGGATGATCCTGGGAAACTTAATGAAAGAAGATTCAGCACAAAGATTTCTCAAGTCAATAGTTCAACAAATCTTCAGGAAACCATGCCTGTCCAACCCCTGTTAGGGAGACATCATGTTTGTCCTGTGTGTGAAAAGAGTTTCACTTGTAACTCCCACCTCATTCGACACCTGAGAACTCACAcgggagagaaaccttataaatgcaTGGAGTGTGGGAAGAGCTATACACGGAGCTCCCATCTCGCCAGGCACCAGAAGGTACACAGGATGAACGTTCCTCACAAATACCCGCTAAACCGGAGGAATCTGGGTGAGGCTGCTCCTCTGGGCCAGGCCGAGAGAACCCCACCCGTGGAGAAACCCTATAGGTGTCAGGACTGCGGGAAGCACTTCCGCTGGACTTCCGACCTCGTCAGGCACCAGAGGACGCACACGGGAGAGAAGCCCTTCTTCTGTACCATCTGTGGCAAAAGCTTCAGCCAGAAATCCGTGCTCACCACCCACCAAAGAATCCACCTCGGAGGCAAGCCCTACCTGTGCGGCGAGTGCGGCGAGGACTTCAGCGACCACAGGCGGTACCTGGCCCACCGGAAGACGCACGCGGCCGAGGAGCTGTACCTGTGCAGCGAGTGCGGCCGCTGCTTCAGCCACAGCGCCGCCTTCGCCAAGCACCTGCGGGGACACGCCTCGGTGAGGCCCTGCCGCTGCGGCGAGTGCGGGAAGAGCTTCAGCCGGAGGGACCACCTCGTCAGGCACCAGCGGACACACACAGGCGAGAAGCCGTTCACGTGCCCTACCTGCGGGAAGAGCTTCAGCAGAGGCTACCACTTAATCAGGCACCAGAGGACCCATTCACAAAAGGCCTCCTAG
- the ZNF202 gene encoding zinc finger protein 202 isoform X2, with amino-acid sequence MVALLTALSQGLVTFKDVAVCFSQDQWSGLDPTQKEFYGEYVLEEDCGIVVSLSFPIPRLDEISLVREEEPLVPDAPEPQEPEEPEILSFTYTGDRSDEEEECPEQEDLSLEDPHRSVSGDAEIHQTPDWEIVFEDDPGKLNERRFSTKISQVNSSTNLQETMPVQPLLGRHHVCPVCEKSFTCNSHLIRHLRTHTGEKPYKCMECGKSYTRSSHLARHQKVHRMNVPHKYPLNRRNLGEAAPLGQAERTPPVEKPYRCQDCGKHFRWTSDLVRHQRTHTGEKPFFCTICGKSFSQKSVLTTHQRIHLGGKPYLCGECGEDFSDHRRYLAHRKTHAAEELYLCSECGRCFSHSAAFAKHLRGHASVRPCRCGECGKSFSRRDHLVRHQRTHTGEKPFTCPTCGKSFSRGYHLIRHQRTHSQKAS; translated from the exons ATGGTCGCCCTTCTCACTGCTCTGTCACAG GGCTTGGTCACTTTCAAGGATGTTGCCGTGTGCTTCTCCCAGGACCAGTGGAGTGGTCTGGATCCAACCCAGAAAGAGTTCTATGGGGAATACGTCTTGGAAGAAGACTGTGGAATCGTGGTCTCCCTGT CCTTTCCAATCCCCAGACTAGACGAGATCTCCCTTGTCAGAGAAGAAGAGCCTCTGGTCCCAGATGCCCCAGAGCCTCAGGAGCCTGAAGAGCCAGAAATTCTAAGTTTCACCTACACAG GAGACAGgagtgatgaggaggaggagtGTCCTGAGCAAGAAGATCTGAGTTTGGAGGATCCACACAGGTCTGTGTCAGGAGATGCAGAAATTCACCAAACTCCAGACTGGGAAATAGTCTTTGAGGATGATCCTGGGAAACTTAATGAAAGAAGATTCAGCACAAAGATTTCTCAAGTCAATAGTTCAACAAATCTTCAGGAAACCATGCCTGTCCAACCCCTGTTAGGGAGACATCATGTTTGTCCTGTGTGTGAAAAGAGTTTCACTTGTAACTCCCACCTCATTCGACACCTGAGAACTCACAcgggagagaaaccttataaatgcaTGGAGTGTGGGAAGAGCTATACACGGAGCTCCCATCTCGCCAGGCACCAGAAGGTACACAGGATGAACGTTCCTCACAAATACCCGCTAAACCGGAGGAATCTGGGTGAGGCTGCTCCTCTGGGCCAGGCCGAGAGAACCCCACCCGTGGAGAAACCCTATAGGTGTCAGGACTGCGGGAAGCACTTCCGCTGGACTTCCGACCTCGTCAGGCACCAGAGGACGCACACGGGAGAGAAGCCCTTCTTCTGTACCATCTGTGGCAAAAGCTTCAGCCAGAAATCCGTGCTCACCACCCACCAAAGAATCCACCTCGGAGGCAAGCCCTACCTGTGCGGCGAGTGCGGCGAGGACTTCAGCGACCACAGGCGGTACCTGGCCCACCGGAAGACGCACGCGGCCGAGGAGCTGTACCTGTGCAGCGAGTGCGGCCGCTGCTTCAGCCACAGCGCCGCCTTCGCCAAGCACCTGCGGGGACACGCCTCGGTGAGGCCCTGCCGCTGCGGCGAGTGCGGGAAGAGCTTCAGCCGGAGGGACCACCTCGTCAGGCACCAGCGGACACACACAGGCGAGAAGCCGTTCACGTGCCCTACCTGCGGGAAGAGCTTCAGCAGAGGCTACCACTTAATCAGGCACCAGAGGACCCATTCACAAAAGGCCTCCTAG